One window of the Dryobates pubescens isolate bDryPub1 chromosome 13, bDryPub1.pri, whole genome shotgun sequence genome contains the following:
- the LOC104299307 gene encoding aquaporin-12 produces MAGLNVSITFFSLVVALCQALRWLSKWLLSPGAYSCLARELAGSLQLCMSCLELRMLVEIGLWGGGFGPDVVLTLLFLLFAVHGASFDGASANPTISVQEFLLLESNLATAVAKLLAEGVGTGLGWALTKLYWSWELTQLHFIQNLISSECSSSIHTSLHHAAFVEGACSFFFHLVLLKLQQSHPVYRVPTLAATVTFLTYTAGPFTGAFFNPALATAATFHCSGNSFWDYVQVYWLGPLAGMLAALLLYQGNIPRLFQRNLLYSQKSKYRIPRARVTLQVEGDKPQQRKKGEKNTTKPHA; encoded by the exons ATGGCTGGCCTCAATGTTTCcattacctttttttccctggtTGTTGCATTGTGCCAGGCACTCAGGTGGCTTTCCAAGTGGCTTCTGTCTCCTGGAGCATACAGCTGCCTTGCCAGAGAACTTGCAGGCTCATTACAGTTGTGTATGAGCTGCCTTGAGCTGAGGATGCTGGTGGAGATTGGCCTGTGGGGTGGTGGCTTTGGCCCAGATGTGGTCCTgactctgctcttcctcctctttgctgTTCATGGTGCCTCCTTTGATGGAGCATCTGCCAACCCAACTATCTCTGTCCAGGAGTTCTTGctccttgagtccaaccttgcCACAGCTGTTGCCAAGCTGCTGGCCGAGGgtgtgggcacagggctgggctgggctctcacTAAGCTCTACTGGTCCTGGGAGCTGACACAGCTCCACTTCATCCAGAACCTGATCTCATCAGAGTGCAGCTCTTCCATCCACACCTCTCTGCATCATGCTGCCTTTGTGGAAGGTGcctgctctttctttttccacctTGTGCTtctcaagttgcagcagagtCACCCAGTGTACCGAGTGCCCACGCTGGCAGCCACTGTCACCTTCCTGACCTACACAG CTGGACCATTCACAGGAGCCTTCTTCAAccctgccctggccacagctgccaccttccACTGCTCGGGGAACAGCTTTTGGGACTACGTCCAGGTGTACTGGCTGGGGCCCCTCGCAG GGATGCTTGCTGCCCTCTTGCTGTACCAAGGAAACATCCCACGGCTCTTCCAGAGAAACCTCCTTTACAGCCAGAAAAGCAAGTACAGGATACCCAGAGCAAGGGTGACACTGCAGGTGGAGGGTGACAAGccacagcagaggaagaaaggggagaagaACACCACCAAGCCTCATGCCTGA
- the LOC104299306 gene encoding uncharacterized protein LOC104299306: MRIPLTAAVPLPPLASRRPERPPAPRRSPADGDGAERQRTLLTRGLASSFGRQRESGAVTSRLIQSKMKLKALYRCQPGWLWTFFSLLILLLFTLQVVEKLQPSKSCRCELERALQQTTDQSQLTHALQTLPELVWEDDYPRWQRKAMPEPASTESLQDVFQMQLYFSQKTPLESPGSQEEHWTWQPAESSKKVKVQPTVLKSQLLGLGKATREGPSTSLPGKISTVWGDNGAATSKFIIFANRMTTEEQRRTSLPELTQATVESQSQPQASGSPYHQWGSSPKHAVPSSAQLPQAEDFHRTDPERGFFPGWTEVSKVEEMTLGEEQQARGVSSQEETCEPKTDVVFLKVHKSASSTVMNILFRFGETHNLTFAFPVGGGNQLFYPRHFLARFVQGFSPRRPRRFNILCHHMRFLQPEVQKVVSHSAVYFSILRNPVQLMESSFVYYKGASAFSRAHSLEEFLRHPYLYYNPASKDSHYARNLMTFDFGFNPNGEVSAKRVQLMLEAIEASFDLLLISEYFDESMVLLKEMLCWDLDSVIYFPLNSRDSSTKSPLPDTIVEKIKNWNRLDWEIYTHFNRTFWERIDRDIGRERMQQEVKALRARQAELARTCLQGRGSVAPKDIKDSSLRPLQHGNAKILGYNLKQGLDAETERVCRRLVTPELQYSSALYKRQFPPKHPQSHQPPPSQQGNARWHRLEGSQN; encoded by the exons GAAGTTGAAAGCGCTATACAGGTGCCAGCCAGGTTGGCTCTGGACCttcttcagcctcctcatcctcctcttgtTTACACTTCAAGTTGTGGAGAAGCTGCAGCCTTCCAA AAGCTGTCGGTGTGAGCTGGAACGTGCCCTGCAGCAGACCACAGACCAGAGCCAGCTCACCCATGCCCTCCAGACCCTCCCTGAGCTGGTGTGGGAGGATGACTACCCACgctggcagaggaaagccaTGCCAGAGCCCGCTTCCACTGAGAGTCTGCAAGACGTTTTTCAGATGCAGCTGTACTTCAGCCAGAAGACCCCACTGGaaagcccaggcagccaggaggagcacTGGACatggcagcctgcagagagcagcaagaagGTGAAAGTCCAACCCACAGTGCTGAAATCCCAGCTGCTTGGCCTAGGGAAAGCAACCAGGGAGGGTCCTTCTACAAGTCTCCCTGGGAAGATCTCCACAGTCTGGGGAGACAATGGTGCTGCCACCAGCAAGTTCATAATCTTTGCAAACAGGATGaccacagaggagcagaggagaacaTCGCTGCCAGAACTGACACAGGCGACGGTAGAGAGCCAGTCCCAGCCTCAAGCCAGCGGTTCCCCCTACCATCAGTGGGGAAGCTCACCTAAGCACGCTGTGCCAAGTTCAGCCCAGCTTCCACAGGCAGAGGACTTTCACCGGACAGACCCGGAGAGAGGATTTTTCCCAGGCTGGACGGAAGTCTCTAAGGTTGAGGAGATGAcccttggagaagagcagcaggccAGAGGGGTCTCCTCTCAAGAGGAGACATGCGAGCCCAAGACCGACGTAGTGTTTCTGAAAGTCCACAAGAGCGCCAGCAGCACCGTCATGAACATCCTCTTCCGCTTTGGGGAGACACACAACCTCACCTTTGCCTTCCCCGTGGGAGGGGGCAACCAGCTCTTCTACCCACGGCACTTCTTGGCGAGGTTCGTGCAGGGCTTCTCCCCCCGGAGGCCTCGGCGCTTCAACATCCTCTGCCACCACATGCGCTTCCTGCAGCCAGAG gTGCAGAAAGTGGTGTCCCACTCAGCTGTCTACTTCTCCATCCTGAGGAACCCTGTGCAGCTCATGGAGTCCTCCTTTGTGTACTACAAGGGCGCATCAGCTTTCTCCCGTGCTCACAGCCTGGAGGAGTTCCTCAGGCACCCCTACCTTTACTACAATCCCGCAAGCAAGGACAGTCACTATGCCAGGAACCTCATGACATTTGACTTTGGCTTCAACCCCAATGGAGAGGTCTCTGCTAAGCGGGTCCAGCTCATGCTGGAGGCCATCGAGGCCTCCTTTGACTTGCTCCTCATCTCCGAGTACTTTGACGAGTCCATGGTGCTGCTGAAGgagatgctgtgctgggacctggACAGCGTCATCTACTTCCCACTCaacagcagagacagcagcaccAAATCTCCCCTCCCAGACACCATTGTGGAGAAGATaaagaactggaacaggctggactGGGAAATCTACACCCACTTCAACAGGACCTTCTGGGAAAGGATCGACCGAGACATAGGCAGGGAGCGCAtgcagcaggaggtgaaggCGCTTCGGGCCAGGCAGGCGGAGCTGGCGAGGACCTGCCTGCAAGGCAGGGGCAGCGTGGCCCCAAAGGACATCAAGGACTCTTCCCTGCGGCCCCTGCAGCATGGCAACGCCAAGATCTTGGGCTACAACCTCAAGCAGGGCTTGGACGCGGAGACGGAGCGCGTGTGCCGGCGGCTCGTGACCCCGGAGCTGCAGTACAGCAGTGCTCTCTACAAGAGGCAGTTTCCCCCAAAGCATCCCCAGAGCCACCAGCCCCCTCCCTCTCAGCAGGGCAATGCCCggtggcacaggctggaggggtcccaaaactga